The window TTGATACTCATCCGAACGGTGATTTTACCATCCGGAGAAATATAATCTTGTACATTTTGGTTGACTGTGATGGAACCGACGGAACCAGCCCCCTCGAATTCACCCGTTTTCACGTTGAGTACACTTGCCTCGTACAAGGTTTGCTGGATTTTAGACAGTTCCAACCCAGTCCAGACAATATCATCTGTTCGCAATTCCTCCGGGAGCTGCCAAGTCTGGATGTATACCGATTCTTCAAAATAATAATAATCCGGGACATAGCCGACCGAATGCGCCTCGAATTGATGTTCCTGCGAGCGTAGTGTCATCGACAGCATCTCGGAATCGACCTCGAACGAGTCGCCAAAGTTAGTCTGGACCGTAATCGGCTGCATGACCATGGTCAATGAGGAAACCGACGGCGACCCTTGTTTCAACTGGACCGGGATGATCTGTGTATCCGCATAGCCGATCAGGAAAGGCTTTTCTTCCGGTCTCAAATAGTCCCCCGCAAATTGGAGAAGCCCGTCTTTCCGCATTTGGTCCAGATCATCCGCATTTTGCCGTCCAGATCCGGTATACGGGTTATATATGGAGCGCTTCGGCACTAAAGTCGAATTTTTAAGCGTTTCATCCACTCGAAGTGTCTCCCCCGGTCCAATATCCCCGATCGGAATCAGCTGGGTTCCCGACCAGATGGATAGATCCGTCAACGGGAACGGAAAACCGTTCGTCACCGTGCCGGTCAGTTTTTTATTCTCCACCGTCAGGGCAACGTCGAATTCACCTTGCTTTTCAACGTCCGACGTTCCGAACAGCGTCGCCACATTCCAATAGCCGACATTGCGCAAATGGAGCGTGGAACCGGAAGCATCCTTTTCAAGGATGGCTTGTTTGTGAACGGACGGGAGATTGGACGTGAACATATCCATTGGCATTTCTGCATACAATTCCGTCCCCGCCGGAGCGGTAAACGTAAAATCACCCGACTTGTTGGATAAAATCGATTCCGCATAATAACCGGTCAACGCCCCGTCTGATTCTACATTCAATACAGCGCTATGCTGGATTTGCGCGCGGCCAATCCGATCTTTCGCCCCGTATGTGAAGATGCCGATGGACGTTAACAGGGCAACCGCCGGTATGATCCACCACGCATATTCCCGCTTATCCCTCTTTTTCAAAATGAAATACAGCACCGGGACGATCAAGATAATATAGAAGACGATGATTCCGAATAAAAGCGGAGCGGACACTTTGAATGACGGAAATAGGTCATTGGCACTTCCGATCGTATGTACAATGGCTTCGGAAGGATTTTCAAAGTTCCGATTCGTTATGGAGAGATTTTTCTCCCCTGCTGCAAATAATTGATTCCAGACGTCCGTCATCCCACCCATCGTGGCAAGCGGAGCGTCCCCTAGAGAGAAGGCCGTTTGCAAGACGAGTCCCTGCCCTATTTTCGAGTAAGCGACAAGGACATGGTCCCCATCCTCCAGAAGCGGCATAGCTCCCGGATTCAACGTCGTTTGGAAAGTGGGAACTGTTCCATCCAATTGGCCTGTTCCCGCCCAAGCGTTGAGGACAGCGGCATCGGTTTCGCTCTTGCCGTTCAACTGCATCGGCAGAGAATCGGTGAAAACACCCGCTTCGGCTGCCAAATTTTCCGAGCCGCCGACAATCAAGATGCCGCCGGAACGGACCCATTTCAGGATGGCTTCCTGCTTTTTCTTGGACAAGTCGGAAAGTGGATACTCGTCGGCAATCATGAAGTCAACGGAACCCCATGCTGCCCCATCATCCGGAAACTTTTCGCTGCCCCAATTGGAAATAACAAACTGACCACCCGTCCAATTGGGTAATTGAGCTTTCTTCATCGCTGCCAGCCGGTCGACATGATCTGTCATCGGCAAAATAAGTCTTGATTCTTCCCCTACCAACGATGTAGTGATGAGTTGAGCCCCTTTATGAGGGATTTCCTTACCCTTTTTCCATCCCCCTTCGTACAAGAAAATCGATTTGGCAGTACCCTGCCCAAAAGAATGTCCCGGATCGTTTATTGCCGGAATGACAAGTGTTGAGGAATATGTTTCTCCTGCATCCAAATCGAGCGGGATCGCAACCCCGCTGCCCGTCTGGTAATTGAACGGGACATCGATGACGAGATCCCCTTGGAATGCGGACGTTCCGCTATTCTCCACTGTTATCGAAAGCGGGGCCCCCTTCCCATATTTCGCCTTGCCCTCGAAGCCGGCCACCGCTTCCACTTTCAATGCAGGTGCGGCCATTGCCATCGCGGAAGGCAATGACAGTAATCCTCCGATGAATACCGTCAGACACACTGCTACTCGTTTCCACATCATGAACACCCCCGTCACTACTCATTTCACTTTGATGTAAGCGCCCGTAACCCAGGTGCATTACAATCCTTATTCTATTTAATTAGTACGTCAGTGTGAAAATAAGGTTCCTCTCTCTTCTTAATATTCATGATTTCTTTGCATCAGTTCCGCGTGGGTTTGGACAATTTGGGAGAAGGCGTCCACTTGCTTTAAGGAGAAGGTCGATTCATAGCCGATCAGCCACGTATCACGTGTCAATTCGAATTCCTCCTCATTATTGAGCAATGGCACTTTATTCACCACTTCGTCGCCGGTCAGTGTGATGGATGGCAAGATGGCATAGCCGATCCCGTTCACCGCAAGTTGCTTGCATGTCTCGATTTGATCGACAGTGATCTGGCGATTCGGGTATTGATTGAAATGATGCTGCCACCACCTGCGGATTTCCATATGATAATTGGAGTCACTTTTGAACTGGACAAAGGGGCGATCGGTGTCATTTAACTCATCCAACGTCTGGATTTCCTGGTCCACTAAATAGAGCCTGTCGCGAAACAGATACTTCTTGTGGCTCTTCCAATCTACCTGTCCGCGGACGATTCCGACATGCGCCTCTCCTTCATAGAGCGCTTTGACAATTTCAGAACTCCATCCTGTCATGAGGGATATCTTCGCATCGGGATATTGTTTCACATAGTCTTTCAGCACTTGAGGAAGCCAAGCTTGGCATACGATGGAGGCGCAGGCGATCTTTAGCGTCCCGTGCACTTTATCTGCCATCGAAGCGATTAATTCGACCGTCTCTTCCCGCTTGCCGATCGCTTCCTTCGCATATTGGATGACCAATTCCCCGGCGGGCGTCGGCTCCAGACCTTTCTGGGAGCGGAGGAACAGCAGCGTCCCCCACTCCTTCTCGATGGACTGCAACCGTTGAGACAGAGCGGGTTGTGATAAAAATAAACGCTCTGCGGCCTTCCGCATATTCCCCTCCTCGGCGAGTGCTTTGATGATTTCCAATTCAGTTGTTGTCATGGTGATACCCCTTTCCACGCGGAATCCGTAATATGAGAAGCAGGCTTAACAGAGCGAACAAAGCCACCGAGAGATAAACCCATTGCAATGAAATGTCCAGAGTCGTCTGCAAGGAGTGAAGTTCGCTCGCTGGCAAAGCTTCCCTGCTGCTGGCAGTCAGCAACAGATTAATGTCATCCACTTGAAAATCCGATTGTTGCTTATTGAATTGATAAAGGAGCGAACCGTTCAGGACAGCGCCGAAAATGGCTGCTCCTACTGTATTTCCGAGATTGCGCATGAACATATTTGCCGCAGTTGCGGAGCCCCGCTGTTCGTGGACGACGGCCCCTTGGATGGTGACGATGAATGAAGTGCTCGTCAACCCCATCCCGATACCGACGAAAAAACTCGCCAAGGCAGCCCACCACGGACCGGATTCCGCATTCATCAAAACAAATAGGCCTGTCCCGATGATAAGAGACAAACCTCCCACGAATGAAACACGGAAGGTACCATACCGGATGAGCAAGTGACCCGCAATAGAAGAAGCGATCGGCCATCCGATCGACATTGACGTCAATGTGAAGCCCGCAATGATGGCCGGCTGTTCCATCACACCTGTGACAAACGTCGGCAAATAGGAGGATATCCCGATCAAAATAACCCCTGTTGTCATCGACACCAAATTGGCATACAAGATGACCGGGTTTTTCCAAATCGAAAACGGCATCATCGGCTCTGCCACCGTCTTCTCGACGCGGACAAAGATGGCAAACAACACGATTCCGATTCCGACCAATGCAAAACTATAAATGGATTGGCGGCTGAACGAATGCCCGCCCTCCACAAGCCAATACAAAATAACGGATAAGGAAGTCGTTAACAGGATGGCCCCTTTGTAATCGATGGAAACCTTTTTCTCGCGGACCGGTTCATGAAGGAATAAATAAATCCCCAAAATGGCAAGCACCCCCAATGGCACATTGACCCAGAAAACGAATTTCCAATTCAAATACTGGACGAGCATTCCTCCGATCACCGGGCCGGAAACCGCGGAAATCCCCCAGACACTGGATAAATACCCTTGGATTTTCGCCCGCTCTTCCGTCGTGTAAATATCACCGACAATCGTCGTGGCAATCGGCATGACGGCACCTGCACCCAAGCCTTGCAAGAAACGGTAGCCGATCAATTGTTCCATCGTCACGGCGAACCCGCACAAGATCGAGCCGATTAAAAAAATGGCCATCCCGATAAAAAGGATTGGCTTCCGACCGAACAAATCGGCCAATTTTCCATAAATGAGCACCGTTACAGTACTCATCAGCATATAAGCGGAAAAAATCCAGCTATACCTGGAGAAACCGCCCAAGTCGGCGGCAATCGAAGGCATCGCTGTCGTGACAATCGTCGCTTCCACCGCGCCGACAAACATGGCCAACATGACTGATATTAAAACAAGTGGACGATTCGTCCGTTTCTGCTGTATTTCCATCAAGATCACTCCTTCCAAACAATGCCGCAACCATTTATGTATCTTTCACATAGCCCTTGTTACAAGGGCCTCGCCTCCTGGCTACGTTCTCGAGCGGCAAACCGGAAAATCACTTTCATTAGAAAAAGGCCCCTCCACGGAGCCTTTCCTCTTATGTTGTCTCTCTTCATCCTTGACACGCTTCCACCAGGAAGCTACCCCTTTGTAACCGTTGCCATAATTGAGCGAAGTTTGAACATCGCTCCCATTCCATACGATTCTATTACATAACTGTGGACCTTACTGTTGAACAGAATAGATATATTTTTTAAACTGTTTCAGCATCACGCGTCGTGTCAAAATCCCTGCAAAAGTGCCGTCCTCTTCCGTCACACATAAAAATGTATGATTGATCAGAAGGTCCAACCCTTTTTGGAATCGATCCGTCGTTAGAATCGAAGGAATGTCGGTTTGCATAATTTCGTCGACTTTCAATTCGGACAGTCGTTCATACTCGATGCGCTCCAGCCCCAAAATGGAGTCGGTGATCATCCCGATGCCAAGCAGCCCTTTCAGATGGAATTTCGCATCCAAAACAGGAATCGCTGAATATCCTGTTTTCGTCAGGACAAGAAGGGCGTGTTCTGCATTATTTCCGACCTGGACATGCGCAACTTTCTCAGATGAAATGATATAGTCCGAAACGGGCATAAAAAGAAAATCCCTGTTGTTTACAGAAATCATGTAAATCGGCTCCTTCTCTAGCTGTGCTAAGACTTAAATGAATCTTCATTTCTATCATACCACAAGAAGTGCCGCCGAACCTTCTTTTCAAGCAAAAACCTCTTCACAATCGAAGAGGTTTTCCCTTCTAATAAGAAGAGCTGAATGCATAATAGAAAATGACGATTCCTATAAAAAATACAGCAACGAGAATCACCCATAGGATTGGGTTCAGGGTAAACGGGTGCTCCTCGATCGCTTCGG is drawn from Sporosarcina sp. FSL W7-1349 and contains these coding sequences:
- the cbpB gene encoding cyclic-di-AMP-binding protein CbpB — protein: MISVNNRDFLFMPVSDYIISSEKVAHVQVGNNAEHALLVLTKTGYSAIPVLDAKFHLKGLLGIGMITDSILGLERIEYERLSELKVDEIMQTDIPSILTTDRFQKGLDLLINHTFLCVTEEDGTFAGILTRRVMLKQFKKYIYSVQQ
- a CDS encoding MDR family MFS transporter: MEIQQKRTNRPLVLISVMLAMFVGAVEATIVTTAMPSIAADLGGFSRYSWIFSAYMLMSTVTVLIYGKLADLFGRKPILFIGMAIFLIGSILCGFAVTMEQLIGYRFLQGLGAGAVMPIATTIVGDIYTTEERAKIQGYLSSVWGISAVSGPVIGGMLVQYLNWKFVFWVNVPLGVLAILGIYLFLHEPVREKKVSIDYKGAILLTTSLSVILYWLVEGGHSFSRQSIYSFALVGIGIVLFAIFVRVEKTVAEPMMPFSIWKNPVILYANLVSMTTGVILIGISSYLPTFVTGVMEQPAIIAGFTLTSMSIGWPIASSIAGHLLIRYGTFRVSFVGGLSLIIGTGLFVLMNAESGPWWAALASFFVGIGMGLTSTSFIVTIQGAVVHEQRGSATAANMFMRNLGNTVGAAIFGAVLNGSLLYQFNKQQSDFQVDDINLLLTASSREALPASELHSLQTTLDISLQWVYLSVALFALLSLLLILRIPRGKGYHHDNN
- a CDS encoding LysR family transcriptional regulator, translated to MTTTELEIIKALAEEGNMRKAAERLFLSQPALSQRLQSIEKEWGTLLFLRSQKGLEPTPAGELVIQYAKEAIGKREETVELIASMADKVHGTLKIACASIVCQAWLPQVLKDYVKQYPDAKISLMTGWSSEIVKALYEGEAHVGIVRGQVDWKSHKKYLFRDRLYLVDQEIQTLDELNDTDRPFVQFKSDSNYHMEIRRWWQHHFNQYPNRQITVDQIETCKQLAVNGIGYAILPSITLTGDEVVNKVPLLNNEEEFELTRDTWLIGYESTFSLKQVDAFSQIVQTHAELMQRNHEY